TAGAGCGTTGAAATATACATCCTGGATCTTTGAGGTTATCGGGCCGCGTTTACCGGTTCCAACCTTTCGGCGATCAATCTCACGGATAGGTGTCAGTTCTGCGGCTGTTCCGGTAAGGAACGCCTCATCGGAGATGTATATCTCATCCCGCGGGAAGTGTTGCTCTTCAACCGTGATACCGAGGTCGCGCGCTATCTCTATAACGCTTGCGCGTGAAATCCCCTCCAGTACCGAAACCAGTGGCGGTGTTTTTAAAATCCCGTTTTTTATAACGAAGATATTTTCACCGGAGCCTTCAGCTACGTTGCCGAACGGGTCAAGAAGGATCGCTTCATCGAAACCATTGCGTATCGCTTCCTGTTTCGCCAGAACCGAGTTGAAGTAAACCCCAGTTACCTTTGCTTTTGTCATTGCGATGTTTGGGTGGTGCCTTGTAAAGGATGAGATGGCAACCGAGATTCCGTTCTCCAGCGCCTCCTTGCCAAGATAGGTGCCCCATTCCCAAGCGGCTATTGCGGCATGTACGGATAAACCGGTCGGATTCAAACCTCTGCCTTCGGT
The Nitrospinota bacterium DNA segment above includes these coding regions:
- a CDS encoding branched-chain amino acid transaminase; the encoded protein is MSAPNSKLIWMDGKLVPWGDANVHLLTHSLHYGTGVFEGVRCYNTSKGPAIFRHQEHVDRLFGSAHILGYDIPFSKDEIAEATKSTIRENGLKECYIRPLVWLGTEGRGLNPTGLSVHAAIAAWEWGTYLGKEALENGISVAISSFTRHHPNIAMTKAKVTGVYFNSVLAKQEAIRNGFDEAILLDPFGNVAEGSGENIFVIKNGILKTPPLVSVLEGISRASVIEIARDLGITVEEQHFPRDEIYISDEAFLTGTAAELTPIREIDRRKVGTGKRGPITSKIQDVYFNAL